One Halobaculum roseum DNA segment encodes these proteins:
- a CDS encoding MFS transporter, producing MSRGRLFGTLCGAVFLVNMARVVFAPLLSEFIDTFGIGEATAGLLVTLVWVGSAAPRLPVGWVLTRVPRHYVVLAAGVVLTLASTFATLAPGIDVLMIAAVGMGLASGVYFIAGNTLVSELFPQTVGRVMGIHGTASQLAAVSAAPFVTVALGLGIEAVAGWRAVFAVLAVAAALLTALVFLTARGADLPEAGAEDRDLLGAARTEWRTILTGVLILGVAGFVWQGVFNFYELYMLDKGLSPYVARNALTVVFGAGVPAFLISDRLADRLPHVPYLLGVLAAFIACLFALVSVSGLVPLLVVSAVTGYVIHSLFPAMDTYLLDTLPDTTRGSAYAVYSASMMIVQAAGSSVVGTLRGAGFAYDAVFGAAAAGLVVLLLGMMVAQRASWLPE from the coding sequence GTGTCACGGGGACGGCTGTTCGGAACGCTCTGCGGGGCGGTGTTCCTCGTCAACATGGCGAGGGTCGTGTTCGCGCCGCTGCTGTCGGAGTTCATCGACACCTTCGGGATCGGCGAGGCGACCGCGGGGCTGCTCGTCACGCTCGTGTGGGTCGGCAGCGCCGCCCCCCGGCTCCCGGTCGGCTGGGTGTTGACCCGCGTCCCCCGTCACTACGTCGTCCTCGCGGCCGGCGTCGTGCTCACGTTGGCGTCGACGTTCGCGACGCTGGCCCCCGGCATCGACGTGTTGATGATCGCCGCCGTCGGCATGGGGCTCGCCTCTGGCGTCTACTTCATCGCGGGTAACACGCTCGTCTCCGAGCTGTTTCCCCAGACCGTGGGGCGGGTGATGGGCATCCACGGCACCGCGAGCCAGCTTGCGGCCGTCTCGGCCGCGCCGTTCGTCACCGTCGCGCTCGGCCTCGGGATCGAGGCGGTCGCGGGGTGGCGGGCGGTATTCGCGGTGCTGGCGGTCGCCGCCGCGCTCCTCACGGCGCTGGTGTTTCTCACCGCCCGCGGCGCCGACCTTCCCGAGGCCGGCGCCGAGGACCGCGACCTCCTGGGCGCCGCCCGAACCGAGTGGCGGACCATCCTCACGGGGGTGCTCATCCTCGGCGTCGCGGGCTTCGTCTGGCAGGGCGTGTTCAACTTCTACGAGCTGTACATGCTGGACAAGGGGCTCTCGCCGTACGTCGCCCGCAACGCGCTCACCGTCGTCTTCGGCGCCGGCGTCCCCGCGTTCCTGATCTCCGACCGGCTCGCCGACCGCCTGCCGCACGTCCCGTACCTGTTGGGCGTGCTCGCGGCGTTCATCGCCTGTCTGTTCGCGCTGGTGTCCGTGTCCGGGCTCGTTCCCCTGCTCGTCGTCTCGGCGGTCACCGGCTACGTCATCCACTCGCTGTTTCCGGCGATGGACACCTACCTGCTCGACACGCTGCCGGACACGACCCGCGGCTCCGCGTACGCCGTCTACTCGGCGTCGATGATGATCGTCCAGGCGGCCGGCTCCTCGGTCGTGGGCACCCTTCGCGGCGCCGGCTTCGCGTACGACGCGGTGTTCGGGGCCGCCGCCGCGGGTCTCGTAGTCCTGCTCCTCGGGATGATGGTCGCACAGCGAGCGTCGTGGCTGCCGGAGTAG
- a CDS encoding VOC family protein, with protein MSPTTDATDRIDPAARIGLVTLAVSDLDAVIPFYRDVVGLRVRERDDGRAVLGTDADDLLVLDAAPEAGPRPPDAAGLFHTAFLFPSRGALGDALSRARDAGERLTGASDHRVSEALYLRDPEGNGVELYRDRPREEWPEADGEVQMDTLPLDVDSLLADRAGDADDAGEAAPADTAVGHVHLEVTDLDAAEAFYVDAAGFDVRQRWESDALFVAAGGYHHHVGLNTWNRRTAPASGTGLVEFEVAVPDGDGLEAIRGRLVDAGVEVHDGSDGFLAVAPDDVRVRFTVA; from the coding sequence ATGTCACCGACCACTGACGCGACTGACCGCATCGACCCCGCCGCGCGGATCGGCCTCGTGACGCTCGCCGTCTCCGATCTCGATGCGGTGATCCCGTTCTACCGCGATGTCGTCGGTCTGCGGGTTCGCGAGCGGGACGACGGCCGCGCGGTCCTCGGCACCGACGCTGACGACCTCCTGGTCCTCGACGCGGCCCCCGAGGCCGGCCCGCGTCCGCCCGACGCCGCGGGACTGTTCCACACCGCGTTCCTGTTCCCGTCGCGTGGAGCCCTCGGCGACGCGCTCTCTCGCGCCCGCGACGCGGGCGAACGACTCACCGGCGCCTCGGACCACCGCGTCAGCGAGGCGCTGTATCTGCGCGACCCCGAGGGGAACGGCGTCGAGCTGTACCGCGACCGCCCGCGCGAGGAGTGGCCCGAGGCGGACGGCGAGGTGCAGATGGACACGTTACCCCTCGACGTGGACTCGCTGCTGGCAGACCGCGCGGGCGACGCCGACGACGCCGGCGAGGCGGCGCCGGCCGACACCGCCGTCGGCCACGTTCACCTCGAAGTGACCGACCTCGACGCAGCCGAGGCGTTCTACGTCGACGCCGCGGGGTTCGACGTGCGCCAGCGCTGGGAGTCGGACGCCCTGTTCGTCGCCGCCGGCGGCTACCACCACCACGTCGGCCTCAACACCTGGAACCGCCGCACTGCGCCCGCGTCGGGTACCGGGCTCGTCGAATTCGAAGTGGCGGTTCCCGACGGCGACGGGTTGGAGGCGATCCGCGGCCGACTCGTCGACGCCGGCGTCGAGGTGCACGACGGCAGCGACGGGTTCCTCGCGGTCGCCCCCGACGACGTTCGCGTTCGCTTCACGGTCGCGTAG
- a CDS encoding zinc ribbon domain-containing protein yields the protein MVAQHVGLFTELGRQVEEFKQTAKNAAERDETARCPACGAQFDSEHEQCPECGEQMAGSKGNEE from the coding sequence ATGGTAGCACAACACGTGGGATTGTTCACCGAGCTCGGACGACAGGTCGAGGAGTTCAAGCAAACCGCGAAGAACGCGGCCGAGAGGGACGAGACAGCCCGGTGTCCTGCCTGTGGGGCGCAGTTCGACAGTGAGCACGAGCAGTGCCCGGAGTGCGGGGAGCAGATGGCCGGGTCGAAAGGGAACGAGGAGTAG
- the metG gene encoding methionine--tRNA ligase produces MSSKDTHTREPFPTDAPAVVTCGLPYANGDLHIGHLRTYVGGDVYSRALESLGQETAFVCGSDMHGTPIAVQAIQEDVDPEAFALEWHEQYGETFPKFDVDFDNYGHTHDETNRELTYEIVERLESEGYVYEKEIKVAWDPVDEQPLPDRYVEGTCPYCGAHARGDECDEGCGRHLEPGEIEDPVSTISGNPAEYRDRAHKFFRVSELSEYLDGFLDRLEGTSNARNQPRQWLEDGLQDWCITRDLDWGFDYPGEDDLVLYVWVDAPIEYIASTKQYTERVGADEYDWEEAWRDDGEIVHVIGRDIIQHHTIFWPAMLHVADFAEPRAVMASGFMTLDGQGFSTSRDRAVWAREYLDEGFHPDLLRYYLATNGGFQQDVDFSWEKFRDRVNNELVGTVGNFLYRSLLFAHRNFEGTPEAEVSPEVEARIEEAIADLEAGVNDYSVRQVGTATVELARFGNEYIQREEPWNLLGEDDEAAARVIRDCVQIAKAVAVLFEPIAPGTSEELWDQLNEDGSVHDVTTDAALEAPPRDFDAPAELYEKIEDERVEELNEKLESRVAESTAGADGSDADADETENDEGEGDADTAMSDIEPVADDRISFDEFQDLDLRVGEIVDAEGIEGADELVRLTVDIGVEERQIVAGLKQLHDVESLPGTRVVIVANLEKAELFGVESNGMVLAAGEDADLLTTHGDSSLGTKIR; encoded by the coding sequence ATGAGCAGCAAGGACACACACACGCGCGAGCCGTTCCCCACGGACGCGCCGGCGGTGGTGACGTGCGGGTTGCCGTACGCCAACGGCGACCTCCACATCGGCCACCTCCGGACGTACGTCGGCGGCGACGTGTACTCGCGGGCGCTGGAATCGCTCGGCCAGGAGACCGCGTTCGTCTGCGGGTCGGACATGCACGGCACCCCGATCGCCGTCCAAGCGATCCAGGAGGACGTCGACCCCGAGGCGTTCGCCCTGGAGTGGCACGAACAGTACGGCGAGACGTTCCCGAAGTTCGACGTGGACTTCGACAACTACGGCCACACCCACGACGAGACGAACCGCGAGCTCACCTACGAGATCGTCGAACGGCTGGAGTCGGAGGGGTACGTCTACGAGAAGGAGATCAAGGTCGCGTGGGACCCCGTCGACGAACAGCCCCTCCCCGACCGCTACGTCGAGGGGACGTGCCCGTACTGCGGCGCCCACGCCCGGGGCGACGAGTGTGACGAGGGCTGCGGCCGCCACCTCGAACCCGGGGAGATCGAGGACCCCGTCTCCACCATCTCGGGCAACCCCGCGGAGTACCGCGACCGCGCCCACAAGTTCTTCCGCGTCTCCGAGCTCTCGGAGTACCTCGACGGCTTCCTCGACCGCCTGGAGGGCACCTCGAACGCCCGGAACCAGCCGCGCCAGTGGCTCGAGGACGGGCTCCAGGACTGGTGTATCACGCGCGACCTCGACTGGGGGTTCGACTACCCGGGAGAGGACGACCTCGTCCTCTACGTCTGGGTCGACGCCCCGATCGAGTACATCGCCTCCACGAAGCAGTACACCGAGCGCGTCGGCGCCGACGAGTACGACTGGGAGGAGGCCTGGCGCGACGACGGCGAGATCGTTCACGTGATCGGCCGCGACATCATCCAACACCACACGATCTTCTGGCCCGCGATGCTGCACGTCGCCGACTTCGCGGAGCCGCGCGCCGTGATGGCGAGCGGCTTCATGACCCTCGACGGGCAGGGCTTCTCCACCTCCCGCGACCGGGCGGTGTGGGCCAGGGAGTACCTCGACGAGGGCTTCCACCCGGACCTGCTGCGCTACTACCTCGCCACCAACGGCGGCTTCCAGCAGGACGTGGACTTCTCCTGGGAGAAGTTCCGCGACCGCGTCAACAACGAGCTCGTCGGCACGGTCGGGAACTTCCTGTACCGCTCGCTGCTGTTCGCCCACCGCAACTTCGAGGGCACTCCCGAGGCCGAGGTCAGTCCGGAGGTCGAGGCCAGAATCGAGGAGGCGATCGCGGACCTCGAGGCCGGCGTCAACGACTACTCCGTCCGGCAGGTCGGGACCGCGACCGTCGAGCTGGCCCGCTTCGGCAACGAGTACATCCAGCGCGAGGAGCCGTGGAACCTCCTCGGCGAGGACGACGAGGCGGCCGCGCGGGTCATCCGCGACTGCGTCCAGATCGCGAAGGCCGTCGCCGTCCTCTTCGAGCCGATCGCCCCCGGCACCAGCGAGGAGCTGTGGGACCAGCTGAACGAGGACGGCTCCGTCCACGACGTGACCACGGACGCCGCGTTGGAGGCACCCCCGCGCGACTTCGACGCGCCCGCGGAGCTCTACGAGAAGATCGAGGACGAGCGCGTCGAGGAGCTCAACGAGAAGCTCGAATCGCGCGTCGCCGAGTCGACGGCCGGCGCTGACGGGAGCGACGCCGACGCGGACGAAACCGAAAACGACGAGGGCGAGGGTGACGCCGACACGGCCATGAGCGACATCGAACCCGTCGCAGACGACCGCATCAGCTTCGACGAGTTCCAGGATCTCGACCTCCGGGTCGGCGAGATCGTCGACGCCGAGGGGATCGAGGGCGCCGACGAGCTGGTTCGGCTCACCGTCGACATCGGCGTCGAGGAGCGGCAGATCGTCGCCGGCCTGAAACAGCTTCACGACGTCGAGTCGCTCCCGGGCACTCGCGTCGTGATCGTCGCGAACCTGGAGAAGGCGGAGCTGTTCGGCGTCGAGTCGAACGGCATGGTGCTCGCGGCCGGCGAGGACGCGGACCTGCTGACGACCCACGGCGACTCGTCGCTCGGGACGAAGATCCGGTAA
- a CDS encoding YbaK/EbsC family protein, which translates to MHASAARFAQRVSEEYGFDPEIEEFPEGTKTAADAADAVGCSVDQIVKSIVLVADGEVIVVLTAGDNRVDTDALAAEIDAESVRTGNPEEVKAATGWSIGGVPPFGHESPVATYLDESLLDHDRIWAAAGTPDAVFELSPEELRAIADPATTSAFE; encoded by the coding sequence ATGCACGCCAGCGCGGCACGGTTCGCCCAGCGCGTCAGCGAGGAGTACGGCTTCGACCCGGAGATCGAGGAGTTCCCCGAGGGGACGAAAACCGCGGCCGACGCCGCCGACGCCGTCGGCTGCTCGGTCGACCAGATCGTCAAGAGCATCGTCCTCGTCGCCGACGGCGAGGTGATCGTCGTCCTCACCGCCGGGGACAACCGCGTCGACACCGACGCGCTCGCGGCCGAGATCGACGCCGAGTCCGTCCGGACCGGAAACCCCGAGGAGGTGAAGGCGGCCACCGGCTGGAGCATCGGTGGGGTCCCCCCGTTCGGACACGAGTCGCCTGTGGCGACCTATCTCGACGAGTCGCTGCTCGACCACGACCGGATCTGGGCGGCCGCGGGAACCCCGGACGCGGTGTTCGAGCTTTCTCCGGAGGAGTTACGGGCGATCGCGGACCCGGCGACCACGAGCGCGTTCGAGTAG
- a CDS encoding HalOD1 output domain-containing protein encodes MNDKQLRGADGDGDGRRQLSHVVIESVAEATDTDPFRLPPLHDTVDTDALNRLFATNGHGGLSTEGHVTFRYHGRVVTVHAGGQVTVEPADDGS; translated from the coding sequence ATGAACGACAAGCAGCTCAGGGGGGCGGACGGCGACGGCGACGGCCGACGACAGCTCTCGCATGTCGTGATCGAGTCCGTCGCCGAGGCGACCGACACCGACCCGTTCCGACTGCCACCACTTCACGACACGGTCGATACCGATGCCCTGAACCGCCTGTTCGCAACGAACGGGCACGGCGGGCTATCGACGGAGGGTCACGTCACGTTTCGGTATCACGGACGCGTCGTCACGGTCCACGCGGGCGGGCAGGTGACCGTCGAGCCGGCAGACGACGGCAGCTAG
- a CDS encoding bacterio-opsin activator domain-containing protein, whose amino-acid sequence MARATDTSNRSPNGTGNGGVLEVEFRFEPSAYPFVRASAVADCTFELAELVPRSDGRYAEFFNVTGADPDRIEALATEHEGTDVTLVETYRDGGLFEFLVSDDCPARRLAELGALPRRVRGAGGRGSIVAEIPADADAAAIVETFLAETPEATLASKRTKPSMTPLLSEATLHRRLEARLTDRQREVLQTAFEAGYYDWPRECTGTEVAAELDISSATFSEHIHAAERALIATLFEER is encoded by the coding sequence ATGGCAAGGGCGACCGACACCTCCAACCGTAGCCCCAACGGCACCGGTAACGGCGGCGTGCTCGAAGTCGAGTTCCGGTTCGAGCCGTCGGCGTATCCGTTCGTTCGGGCGTCCGCGGTCGCCGACTGTACGTTCGAGCTCGCCGAGCTAGTGCCGCGCTCCGACGGCCGGTACGCCGAGTTCTTCAACGTGACCGGCGCCGATCCCGATCGGATCGAGGCGCTCGCGACCGAACACGAGGGCACGGACGTCACGCTGGTCGAGACGTACCGCGACGGCGGCCTGTTCGAGTTCCTGGTGTCCGACGACTGTCCGGCTCGTCGGCTGGCCGAACTCGGCGCGCTCCCGCGACGGGTGCGGGGGGCTGGCGGCCGGGGCAGCATCGTCGCCGAGATCCCGGCCGACGCCGACGCAGCGGCGATCGTCGAGACGTTCCTCGCGGAGACGCCCGAGGCGACGCTGGCGTCGAAGCGCACGAAGCCGTCGATGACCCCGCTGCTCTCGGAGGCAACGCTGCACCGTCGGCTGGAAGCGCGGCTCACCGATCGGCAGCGCGAGGTCCTGCAGACCGCCTTCGAGGCCGGCTACTACGACTGGCCACGCGAGTGCACCGGTACGGAGGTCGCGGCGGAGCTGGACATCTCGTCGGCGACGTTCTCGGAGCACATCCACGCCGCGGAGCGAGCGCTCATCGCGACGCTGTTCGAGGAACGCTGA
- a CDS encoding winged helix-turn-helix transcriptional regulator — protein MAVEEPQAAESVKSLDAGPCPVVDALEQVGSKWRLVVLHDLLDGEKRFNELKRSTDASARTLSRVLDDLREMDFVEKRMEPDAPVATYYSLTAKGESLSVVFSEVESWAGEWLDTCAE, from the coding sequence ATGGCAGTCGAAGAGCCGCAGGCGGCGGAGTCCGTGAAGTCGCTCGACGCCGGGCCCTGTCCCGTCGTCGACGCGCTCGAACAGGTCGGGTCGAAGTGGCGGCTCGTGGTGCTGCACGACCTCCTGGACGGCGAGAAGCGGTTCAACGAGCTGAAGCGCTCGACGGACGCGAGCGCGCGGACGCTCTCGCGCGTGCTCGACGACCTCAGGGAGATGGACTTCGTCGAGAAGCGCATGGAGCCGGACGCCCCCGTCGCGACGTACTACTCGCTGACCGCGAAGGGCGAGTCGCTGTCGGTCGTGTTCAGCGAGGTGGAGTCGTGGGCGGGCGAGTGGCTCGACACCTGCGCCGAGTAG
- a CDS encoding DNA-methyltransferase — protein sequence MSGDDDPHATEGDGGEADGVPGVGPSFETDHVVGVGDARALALPDESVDLVVTSPPYPMVEQWDEIFARLDPAIGESLAAAESGGTDAGAAAERAFDAMHGALAPAWEELARVLAPGGVACVNVGDATRSVGGRFRLWDNATRVADALSAAGLDRLPGVLWRKPTNAPTKFMGSGTLPPNAYVTLEHEHVLVFRKGSCRSFDAGDPARYASAFFWEERNRWFSDTWDDLRGADQELGGDASAVARDRSGAFPVELPYRLICMYSTYGDRVLDPFWGTGTTTLAAMAAGRDSVGVERDTGLVASFDADARRAPAFSRDRGRRRLREHRAFVADRDERPSYDATHYGFPVVTKAERDIRLYAATDVESTAGGYRVEHEPIEATDPAAE from the coding sequence ATGAGCGGCGACGACGACCCGCACGCCACCGAGGGCGACGGCGGCGAGGCCGACGGCGTCCCCGGCGTCGGCCCGTCGTTCGAGACCGACCACGTCGTCGGCGTCGGCGACGCCCGCGCGCTCGCGCTCCCCGACGAGTCGGTCGACCTCGTCGTCACCTCGCCGCCGTACCCGATGGTCGAGCAGTGGGACGAGATATTCGCGCGGCTCGACCCCGCGATCGGCGAGTCGCTCGCGGCGGCGGAGTCGGGGGGGACCGACGCGGGGGCGGCCGCCGAGCGCGCGTTCGACGCGATGCACGGGGCGCTCGCGCCGGCGTGGGAGGAGCTCGCGCGGGTGCTCGCGCCCGGCGGCGTCGCCTGCGTCAACGTCGGCGACGCGACCCGCTCGGTCGGCGGCCGGTTCCGCCTGTGGGACAACGCGACCCGGGTCGCCGACGCGCTCTCGGCGGCCGGGCTCGACCGGCTCCCGGGCGTGCTGTGGCGCAAGCCGACGAACGCGCCGACGAAGTTCATGGGCAGTGGCACGCTCCCGCCGAACGCCTACGTCACGCTCGAACACGAGCACGTGCTCGTGTTCCGGAAGGGATCGTGCCGTTCGTTCGACGCCGGCGACCCCGCGCGCTACGCGTCGGCGTTCTTCTGGGAGGAGCGCAACCGCTGGTTCTCGGACACCTGGGACGACCTCCGTGGCGCCGACCAGGAACTCGGGGGCGACGCCTCCGCGGTTGCCCGCGACCGCTCGGGGGCGTTCCCCGTCGAGCTTCCCTACCGGCTGATCTGCATGTACTCGACGTACGGCGACCGCGTGCTCGATCCCTTCTGGGGGACGGGAACCACGACGCTGGCGGCGATGGCCGCCGGCCGCGACTCCGTCGGCGTCGAGCGCGACACCGGACTGGTCGCGTCGTTCGACGCCGACGCGCGACGCGCGCCCGCGTTCTCGCGGGATCGGGGGCGCCGCAGGCTCCGCGAGCACCGCGCGTTCGTCGCCGACCGCGACGAGCGGCCGAGCTACGACGCGACCCACTACGGGTTCCCGGTGGTGACGAAGGCCGAACGCGACATCCGCCTGTACGCGGCGACCGACGTGGAGTCGACGGCCGGCGGCTACCGCGTCGAACACGAACCGATCGAGGCGACCGATCCGGCCGCGGAGTGA
- a CDS encoding YqaA family protein, with translation MASEPSWWPDFGWLTRLVETATGWTGLGIIFVYSFLIAFALPGVSEVVLLAPLDLGLPQWAKLSIIMLVSGLGKAAGSVFAFHIGQEAKQSGPIIRWLRRSRFDVIEWSESTTAELARRYGYAGLAIALSVPFFPDTISIYAFAVLERDYWRFALATFVGSVGRLVVTLGLFGAGSLTLGLF, from the coding sequence CTGGCGAGCGAGCCGTCCTGGTGGCCCGACTTCGGCTGGCTCACGCGGCTCGTTGAGACCGCGACCGGCTGGACCGGGCTGGGGATCATCTTCGTGTACTCGTTTCTCATCGCGTTCGCGCTCCCGGGCGTAAGCGAGGTCGTCCTCCTCGCGCCGCTGGATCTCGGGCTCCCGCAGTGGGCGAAGCTCTCGATCATCATGCTCGTCTCCGGGCTGGGGAAGGCCGCCGGCTCGGTGTTCGCGTTCCACATCGGACAGGAGGCCAAGCAGTCCGGGCCGATCATCAGGTGGCTCCGGCGCTCCCGGTTCGACGTGATCGAGTGGTCCGAGAGCACCACCGCCGAGTTGGCGCGTCGCTACGGCTACGCGGGGCTCGCGATCGCGCTCTCCGTGCCCTTCTTCCCGGACACGATCTCCATCTACGCGTTCGCCGTCCTCGAGCGCGACTACTGGCGCTTCGCGCTCGCGACGTTCGTCGGCAGCGTCGGCCGGCTGGTCGTGACGCTCGGGCTGTTCGGCGCGGGGTCGCTCACCCTCGGCCTGTTCTGA
- the mfnA gene encoding tyrosine decarboxylase MfnA, producing the protein MQPSVAERRPQSFDRVLSSMCTKPHPAARRAAERFLAANPGDPATYETIAELEREAVASLAEVTGLADAVGVDGDTEARGNTGVSENTESHGDIAAHGYVTSGGSESNIQAVRSARERAETADPVVVAPESAHFSFHKAASVLDVELRTVPTDADGRADVDAVAAAVDEDAALVVAVAGSTEYGRVDPIPAMADLAVDAGVPLHVDAAWGGFHLPFSGHDWGFGVDGVETVTIDPHKVGRAAVPAGGLLARDPVALDALAVDTPYLETASQASLTGTRSGAGVASAAAAMDELWPDDYRAEYERASELAAWFAEELRSRGLDVVDPELPLVAFDLSRATFEAVRERGWRLSRTGAGEARVVVMPHVTRGSLSAFLDDLDAPR; encoded by the coding sequence ATGCAGCCGTCCGTCGCCGAGCGCCGCCCGCAGTCGTTCGACCGCGTGCTCTCCTCGATGTGTACGAAGCCGCATCCGGCGGCCCGACGGGCGGCCGAACGCTTCCTCGCCGCGAACCCCGGCGACCCGGCGACATACGAGACGATCGCCGAACTGGAGCGCGAGGCAGTGGCCTCGCTCGCGGAGGTCACCGGGCTCGCCGACGCTGTCGGCGTCGACGGCGATACCGAGGCCCGCGGGAATACCGGGGTCAGCGAGAACACCGAGTCCCACGGCGACATCGCCGCCCACGGCTACGTCACCAGCGGCGGCAGCGAGTCCAACATCCAGGCGGTGCGCTCGGCCCGCGAGCGCGCCGAGACGGCCGACCCGGTCGTCGTCGCGCCCGAGTCCGCACACTTCAGTTTCCACAAGGCCGCGTCGGTGCTCGACGTGGAACTCCGGACGGTTCCGACCGACGCCGACGGCCGCGCCGACGTTGACGCCGTCGCCGCCGCGGTCGACGAGGACGCGGCGCTCGTCGTCGCCGTCGCGGGCTCGACCGAGTACGGGCGGGTCGACCCGATCCCCGCGATGGCGGATCTCGCCGTCGACGCCGGCGTCCCGTTGCACGTCGACGCCGCCTGGGGTGGGTTCCACCTCCCCTTCTCGGGGCACGACTGGGGGTTCGGCGTCGACGGCGTCGAGACGGTGACGATCGACCCCCACAAAGTCGGGCGCGCGGCGGTGCCCGCCGGGGGGCTGCTCGCGCGCGACCCCGTGGCGCTCGACGCCCTCGCGGTCGACACGCCGTACCTGGAGACGGCCTCGCAGGCCAGCCTCACGGGCACCCGCTCGGGCGCGGGCGTCGCGAGCGCGGCCGCCGCGATGGACGAGCTGTGGCCCGACGACTACCGCGCCGAGTACGAACGCGCGAGCGAGCTCGCCGCGTGGTTCGCTGAGGAGCTGCGCAGCCGGGGGCTCGATGTCGTCGACCCGGAGCTCCCGCTCGTCGCGTTCGATCTCTCTCGGGCGACGTTCGAGGCGGTCCGCGAGCGCGGCTGGCGTCTCTCGCGCACCGGCGCCGGCGAGGCCCGCGTCGTCGTGATGCCCCACGTCACCCGCGGGTCGCTCTCGGCGTTTCTCGACGACCTCGACGCCCCGCGATAG